From a single Miscanthus floridulus cultivar M001 chromosome 8, ASM1932011v1, whole genome shotgun sequence genomic region:
- the LOC136477865 gene encoding kinesin-like protein KIN-7C isoform X2, translating into MGAIGGDESVQWDEVAGPDAVNGGGGGVGRMDRIQVLVRLRPLSEKEVARGEPAEWECINDTTVMFRSTFPDRPTAPTAYTFDRVFHSDCSTKEVYEEGVREVALSVVSGINSSIFAYGQTSSGKTYTMTGVTEYTVADIYDYINKHEERAFVLKFSAIEIYNEVLRDLLSAENTPLRLWDDAEKGTYVENLTEVVLRDWNHLKGLIAVCEAQRRTGETFLNEKSSRSHQILRLTVESSAREFLGKDKSTTLVASANFVDLAGSERASQALSAGTRLKEGCHINRSLLALGTVIRKLSMGSNAHIPYRDSKLTRILQPSLGGNARTAIICTLSPATSHIEQSRNTLLFGSCAKEVVTNAQVNVVMSDKALVKHLQKEVARLESELRQPASSSSLEALVKEKDNQIRKMEKEIKELKSQRDLAQSRLQNLLQTVGDHAKHSGSGKRSARSPPSIGIPPGTSRDDSYQISHDDSDLYKEVRCIETSGTGRNEQLDLSAGESSSPQGSNRNSSLHGNGSNASVNSRRSRLLSESPIMLEQHLENIRRPFVSLGRDLGSSTHNSSGSRILGRSRSCRSLMGSTMFDGMEMDDGTPLHRSLVGFPGRPEGDHRRGSAPNYDAESETLSRAGSIVSTKTNGACDTEFTGIGEFVAELKEMAQVHYQKQLGNQDTNGEFGDCTIKSIGLDPIADASQSPSRWPLEFEKKQQEIIGLWHACSISLVHRTYFFFLFKGDQADSIYMEVELRRLSFLRDTYSRGSTPSNAVVGSLNSSPVASAKKLQREREMLARQMQKRLTAEEREHLYTKWSISLDSKKRKLQVARRLWTKEDLEHVRESASLVAKLIGLQEPGQVLREMFGLSFAPQQQPPPRRRSSNGWRYGIPSFG; encoded by the exons ATGGGGGCTATTGGAGGTGATGAGTCAGTGCAGTGGGATGAAGTGGCTGGACCTGATGCTGTTAATGGTGGCGGAGGAGGTGTGGGGAGGATGGACAGGATACAGGTGCTGGTCAGGCTGAGGCCGCTGAGCGAGAAGGAGGTTGCGAGGGGGGAGCCTGCTGAATGGGAGTGCATCAATGACACCACCGTCATGTTCCGGAGCACATTCCCTGATCGACCCACCGCTCCAACAGCATACACATTTG ATCGGGTTTTTCATTCTGACTGCAGTACGAAAGAAGTCTACGAGGAAGGGGTTAGGGAAGTTGCCCTCTCTGTAGTTAGCGGCATTAACT CAAGTATATTTGCATATGGACAAACGAGTAGTGGAAAGACCTATACCATGACTGGAGTAACAGAATATACAGTAGCAGACATATATGATTACATTAATAAG CATGAAGAGAGAGCATTTGTTCTGAAGTTCTCAGCAATTGAAATATACAATGAAGTTTTAAGGGATCTTCTCAGTGCAGAAAATACTCCTCTTAGACTCTGGGATGATGCAGAG AAGGGCACCTATGTGGAGAATCTTACAGAGGTTGTGTTAAGGGACTGGAACCACCTCAAGGGGCTTATTGCTGTATGTGAAG CTCAAAGAAGGACAGGGGAGACCTTCTTAAATGAAAAAAGCTCCAGATCTCATCAGATACTAAGATTG ACCGTTGAAAGTTCTGCACGGGAGTTCTTAGGGAAGGACAAGTCAACTACACTTGTTGCTAGTGCT AACTTCGTTGATCTAGCAGGAAGTGAACGTGCATCTCAGGCGTTGTCTGCTGGCACGAGGCTAAAAGAAGGCTGTCATATTAACAGAAGTTTGCTTGCCCTTGGCACTGTCATTAGAAAACTAAG CATGGGGAGTAATGCACACATACCATACAGAGATTCAAAGCTCACACGCATATTACAACCATCTTTAGGAGGTAATGCAAGAACTGCCATTATCTGTACACTGAGCCCTGCCACTAGCCATATTGAGCAATCAAGAAATACTCTGTTATTTGGAAGTTGTGCAAAGGAAGTAGTTACAAATGCTCAGGTAAATGTGGTCATGTCTGAtaaagcactagtaaagcatttgcaAAAGGAAGTTGCTAGATTGGAGAGTGAATTGCGTCAGCCAGCTTCAAGTTCCAGTCTTGAAGCATTAGTAAAGGAAAAGGACAACCAAATTAGAAAG ATGGAGAAAGAAATTAAAGAACTCAAGTCACAGCGTGATTTGGCTCAGTCTAGGTTGCAGAATTTGTTGCAGACTGTTGGGGACCATGCGAAGCACTCA GGCTCAGGGAAGCGCTCAGCCCGCAGTCCTCCGTCAATTGGAATACCCCCAGGCACCAGCAGGGATGATAGTTATCAGATCTCACATGATGATTCAGATCTTTACAAGGAAGTGCGATGCATTGAGACCAGTGGAACAGGAAGAAATGAACAGTTGGACCTGTCAGCTGGTGAAAGCAGTAGCCCGCAAGGTTCAAACAGGAATTCTAGTTTGCATGGTAATGGTTCAAATGCATCGGTGAATTCTAGGCGTTCAAGGCTCCTTAGTGAATCTCCTATCATGTTGGAGCAGCATTTGGAGAATATCAGAAGGCCTTTTGTCAGTCTTGGCAGAGATCTAGGATCGTCAACACATAACTCATCGGGTTCCAGAATACTTGGTAGAAGCAGGAGTTGTAGATCACTTATGGGTTCTACCATGTTTGATGGCATGGAGATGGATGATGGCACCCCGCTGCATAGAAGTTTGGTTGGTTTCCCTGGAAGGCCTGAAGGGGATCATAGAAGGGGATCTGCACCGAACTACGATGCAGAAAGTGAAACTCTTTCAAGAGCAGGATCCATAGTTTCAACCAAGACAAATGGCGCATGTGATACAGAGTTTACTGGTATAGGTGAATTTGTTGCTGAACTGAAAGAGATGGCTCAGGTTCATTACCAGAAACAGTTAGGCAATCAG GATACaaatggggaatttggagactgcACCATAAAGAGCATTGGGTTGGACCCGATTGCTGATGCTTCACAATCACCTTCTCGCTGGCCATTAGAATTTGAGAAGAAACAGCAGGAGATCATTGGGCTTTGGCATGCATGCAGTATTTCCTTAGTCCACAGGACCTACTTTTTCTTCCTATTCAAGGGAGATCAAGCTGATTCAATCTACATGGAAGTGGAGCTCCGGAGATTATCATTCCTAAGAGATACCTATTCTCGGGGGAGCACCCCTAGCAATGCAGTAGTAGGCAGCTTGAACTCTTCCCCTGTTGCGAG CGCCAAGAAGCTGCAACGTGAACGGGAGATGCTTGCGAGGCAGATGCAGAAGCGGCTCACAGCAGAGGAA
- the LOC136477865 gene encoding kinesin-like protein KIN-7C isoform X1: MGAIGGDESVQWDEVAGPDAVNGGGGGVGRMDRIQVLVRLRPLSEKEVARGEPAEWECINDTTVMFRSTFPDRPTAPTAYTFDRVFHSDCSTKEVYEEGVREVALSVVSGINSSIFAYGQTSSGKTYTMTGVTEYTVADIYDYINKHEERAFVLKFSAIEIYNEVLRDLLSAENTPLRLWDDAEKGTYVENLTEVVLRDWNHLKGLIAVCEAQRRTGETFLNEKSSRSHQILRLTVESSAREFLGKDKSTTLVASAVSTSSKYVLCFSVSIHMEKIVSCNLPMQNFVDLAGSERASQALSAGTRLKEGCHINRSLLALGTVIRKLSMGSNAHIPYRDSKLTRILQPSLGGNARTAIICTLSPATSHIEQSRNTLLFGSCAKEVVTNAQVNVVMSDKALVKHLQKEVARLESELRQPASSSSLEALVKEKDNQIRKMEKEIKELKSQRDLAQSRLQNLLQTVGDHAKHSGSGKRSARSPPSIGIPPGTSRDDSYQISHDDSDLYKEVRCIETSGTGRNEQLDLSAGESSSPQGSNRNSSLHGNGSNASVNSRRSRLLSESPIMLEQHLENIRRPFVSLGRDLGSSTHNSSGSRILGRSRSCRSLMGSTMFDGMEMDDGTPLHRSLVGFPGRPEGDHRRGSAPNYDAESETLSRAGSIVSTKTNGACDTEFTGIGEFVAELKEMAQVHYQKQLGNQDTNGEFGDCTIKSIGLDPIADASQSPSRWPLEFEKKQQEIIGLWHACSISLVHRTYFFFLFKGDQADSIYMEVELRRLSFLRDTYSRGSTPSNAVVGSLNSSPVASAKKLQREREMLARQMQKRLTAEEREHLYTKWSISLDSKKRKLQVARRLWTKEDLEHVRESASLVAKLIGLQEPGQVLREMFGLSFAPQQQPPPRRRSSNGWRYGIPSFG, encoded by the exons ATGGGGGCTATTGGAGGTGATGAGTCAGTGCAGTGGGATGAAGTGGCTGGACCTGATGCTGTTAATGGTGGCGGAGGAGGTGTGGGGAGGATGGACAGGATACAGGTGCTGGTCAGGCTGAGGCCGCTGAGCGAGAAGGAGGTTGCGAGGGGGGAGCCTGCTGAATGGGAGTGCATCAATGACACCACCGTCATGTTCCGGAGCACATTCCCTGATCGACCCACCGCTCCAACAGCATACACATTTG ATCGGGTTTTTCATTCTGACTGCAGTACGAAAGAAGTCTACGAGGAAGGGGTTAGGGAAGTTGCCCTCTCTGTAGTTAGCGGCATTAACT CAAGTATATTTGCATATGGACAAACGAGTAGTGGAAAGACCTATACCATGACTGGAGTAACAGAATATACAGTAGCAGACATATATGATTACATTAATAAG CATGAAGAGAGAGCATTTGTTCTGAAGTTCTCAGCAATTGAAATATACAATGAAGTTTTAAGGGATCTTCTCAGTGCAGAAAATACTCCTCTTAGACTCTGGGATGATGCAGAG AAGGGCACCTATGTGGAGAATCTTACAGAGGTTGTGTTAAGGGACTGGAACCACCTCAAGGGGCTTATTGCTGTATGTGAAG CTCAAAGAAGGACAGGGGAGACCTTCTTAAATGAAAAAAGCTCCAGATCTCATCAGATACTAAGATTG ACCGTTGAAAGTTCTGCACGGGAGTTCTTAGGGAAGGACAAGTCAACTACACTTGTTGCTAGTGCTGTAAGTACATCCAGCAAATATGTGTTGTGTTTTTCTGTATCTATACATATGGAAAAAATTGTAAGCTGTAATCTTCCCATGCAGAACTTCGTTGATCTAGCAGGAAGTGAACGTGCATCTCAGGCGTTGTCTGCTGGCACGAGGCTAAAAGAAGGCTGTCATATTAACAGAAGTTTGCTTGCCCTTGGCACTGTCATTAGAAAACTAAG CATGGGGAGTAATGCACACATACCATACAGAGATTCAAAGCTCACACGCATATTACAACCATCTTTAGGAGGTAATGCAAGAACTGCCATTATCTGTACACTGAGCCCTGCCACTAGCCATATTGAGCAATCAAGAAATACTCTGTTATTTGGAAGTTGTGCAAAGGAAGTAGTTACAAATGCTCAGGTAAATGTGGTCATGTCTGAtaaagcactagtaaagcatttgcaAAAGGAAGTTGCTAGATTGGAGAGTGAATTGCGTCAGCCAGCTTCAAGTTCCAGTCTTGAAGCATTAGTAAAGGAAAAGGACAACCAAATTAGAAAG ATGGAGAAAGAAATTAAAGAACTCAAGTCACAGCGTGATTTGGCTCAGTCTAGGTTGCAGAATTTGTTGCAGACTGTTGGGGACCATGCGAAGCACTCA GGCTCAGGGAAGCGCTCAGCCCGCAGTCCTCCGTCAATTGGAATACCCCCAGGCACCAGCAGGGATGATAGTTATCAGATCTCACATGATGATTCAGATCTTTACAAGGAAGTGCGATGCATTGAGACCAGTGGAACAGGAAGAAATGAACAGTTGGACCTGTCAGCTGGTGAAAGCAGTAGCCCGCAAGGTTCAAACAGGAATTCTAGTTTGCATGGTAATGGTTCAAATGCATCGGTGAATTCTAGGCGTTCAAGGCTCCTTAGTGAATCTCCTATCATGTTGGAGCAGCATTTGGAGAATATCAGAAGGCCTTTTGTCAGTCTTGGCAGAGATCTAGGATCGTCAACACATAACTCATCGGGTTCCAGAATACTTGGTAGAAGCAGGAGTTGTAGATCACTTATGGGTTCTACCATGTTTGATGGCATGGAGATGGATGATGGCACCCCGCTGCATAGAAGTTTGGTTGGTTTCCCTGGAAGGCCTGAAGGGGATCATAGAAGGGGATCTGCACCGAACTACGATGCAGAAAGTGAAACTCTTTCAAGAGCAGGATCCATAGTTTCAACCAAGACAAATGGCGCATGTGATACAGAGTTTACTGGTATAGGTGAATTTGTTGCTGAACTGAAAGAGATGGCTCAGGTTCATTACCAGAAACAGTTAGGCAATCAG GATACaaatggggaatttggagactgcACCATAAAGAGCATTGGGTTGGACCCGATTGCTGATGCTTCACAATCACCTTCTCGCTGGCCATTAGAATTTGAGAAGAAACAGCAGGAGATCATTGGGCTTTGGCATGCATGCAGTATTTCCTTAGTCCACAGGACCTACTTTTTCTTCCTATTCAAGGGAGATCAAGCTGATTCAATCTACATGGAAGTGGAGCTCCGGAGATTATCATTCCTAAGAGATACCTATTCTCGGGGGAGCACCCCTAGCAATGCAGTAGTAGGCAGCTTGAACTCTTCCCCTGTTGCGAG CGCCAAGAAGCTGCAACGTGAACGGGAGATGCTTGCGAGGCAGATGCAGAAGCGGCTCACAGCAGAGGAA